Proteins from a genomic interval of Candidatus Binataceae bacterium:
- a CDS encoding amidohydrolase family protein: MTTQRIIDADAHMFEPPGLWTEGLERRFRERAPRIVKDPGGRKGSFFVCGELPPLRISGAFAAGKSFDSAFLDAGLESVPAGGWEPAARLKDMALDGIDAAALYTTMGFVLFWIDDADFQHDCFRVYNDWLAGFCAYAPERFAGLALISLYDPERARRELERCVKLGLKGALIWASPPDDRPYSTKQYDPFWAAAAELGMPLSLHTLTGKTKAAQQDEADIGELYARMVIRTHETQHSLCTLIFSGIFERFPQLKIVSAENDIAWVPHLLERADKYYRRFKQAYGSALSLKPSEYFKRQVYATFIDDPMGLKTYHLVGADNFMWSTDYPHQAATWPHSREVLARDFAALPEADRQKIVCDNAARLYGFV, translated from the coding sequence ATGACGACGCAGCGGATTATCGACGCGGACGCGCATATGTTCGAGCCGCCCGGCCTGTGGACGGAGGGCCTTGAGCGGCGCTTCCGCGAGCGCGCGCCGCGGATCGTCAAAGATCCTGGCGGACGCAAAGGCTCGTTCTTCGTCTGCGGGGAGTTGCCGCCATTGCGCATCTCGGGCGCCTTCGCGGCGGGCAAGAGTTTCGATTCGGCCTTCCTCGACGCCGGACTTGAGAGCGTCCCGGCCGGCGGCTGGGAACCCGCGGCGCGGCTCAAGGACATGGCGCTCGACGGCATCGACGCCGCAGCGTTGTATACGACGATGGGTTTCGTGCTCTTCTGGATCGATGACGCGGATTTTCAGCACGACTGTTTTCGCGTCTATAACGACTGGCTCGCCGGCTTTTGCGCATACGCTCCTGAGCGCTTCGCCGGGCTCGCTCTAATCTCGCTGTATGATCCTGAGCGCGCGCGCCGCGAACTCGAACGGTGTGTGAAGCTGGGCTTAAAGGGTGCGTTGATCTGGGCCTCGCCGCCGGACGATCGGCCTTACAGCACGAAGCAGTACGATCCGTTCTGGGCGGCGGCGGCGGAACTCGGGATGCCGTTGTCGCTGCATACGCTGACGGGCAAGACCAAAGCCGCGCAGCAGGATGAAGCCGATATCGGCGAGCTCTATGCGCGGATGGTAATTCGCACGCACGAAACCCAGCACTCGCTTTGCACGCTGATTTTTTCCGGGATCTTCGAGCGCTTTCCGCAACTCAAGATCGTCTCGGCGGAGAATGATATCGCGTGGGTCCCGCATCTGCTCGAGCGGGCCGACAAATACTACCGGCGCTTCAAACAGGCCTACGGCAGTGCGCTTTCGCTGAAACCGAGCGAATACTTCAAGCGGCAGGTTTATGCGACCTTCATCGACGACCCGATGGGCCTCAAAACCTATCATCTGGTGGGCGCTGACAATTTCATGTGGTCGACAGACTATCCCCATCAGGCGGCGACGTGGCCCCATTCGCGGGAAGTGCTCGCGCGCGATTTTGCCGCCTTGCCAGAGGCCGATCGGCAGAAGATAGTGTGTGACAACGCGGCCCGGCTCTATGGCTTCGTTTAG
- a CDS encoding nodulation protein NfeD: protein MKRLLHVRALALVLGFLTIIFVSGAAQAASPVVVDLIVVDGAINPASADFINDSINRASADHAAALVIELDTPGGLLTSARTVVKSLLNSPVPVIVYVVPAGASAASAGTFITEAANLAAMAPGTTIGAAHPVEMGGDDVPGAMGQKLENFTASFAKTIARERGRNESWAEDAVRKSVAIGENEALKLHVIDIVAPDLDSLLQQASGRQVKLAGGQTVKLELADALVRRREMGLGDRLLSHLADPNLMYILMIAGLLGLYFEFAHPGVFLPGVLGAICLLLALASFDVIPINAAGLLLMILGVALLISEVFLTSYGVLGMGGVAAFVIGSFLLVDRSETNLGINGGIIWGAAVAMSAVILGVGYIAIAQRRGRAQTGREGLIGEIGVVREAIAPGAPGRMFVHGELWRAVSDVSIAAGARARVTAVHGLELVVSAER, encoded by the coding sequence GTGAAGCGATTACTTCATGTGCGAGCGCTCGCCCTGGTCCTGGGGTTCCTTACAATCATCTTTGTCAGCGGTGCTGCGCAGGCCGCCTCGCCGGTCGTGGTTGATCTGATCGTAGTAGACGGCGCCATCAACCCAGCCTCTGCCGACTTTATCAACGACTCGATCAATCGCGCGTCTGCTGACCACGCCGCCGCATTGGTTATCGAGCTCGATACGCCGGGCGGACTGCTGACTTCGGCGCGGACCGTCGTGAAGAGCCTACTCAATTCTCCTGTCCCCGTGATCGTCTATGTCGTTCCAGCCGGCGCCAGCGCCGCCTCCGCCGGCACCTTCATCACGGAGGCGGCGAACCTGGCCGCAATGGCGCCCGGGACGACGATCGGCGCGGCCCATCCGGTCGAGATGGGTGGAGACGACGTGCCGGGCGCGATGGGCCAGAAGCTCGAGAACTTCACCGCGTCGTTCGCCAAAACGATCGCGCGCGAGCGCGGTCGCAACGAATCCTGGGCCGAGGACGCCGTCCGCAAGAGCGTCGCGATTGGCGAGAACGAAGCGCTCAAGCTGCACGTGATTGATATCGTCGCGCCGGATTTGGACAGCCTGCTGCAGCAAGCTTCGGGGCGGCAGGTCAAGCTTGCCGGCGGCCAAACCGTCAAGCTCGAACTCGCCGACGCGCTCGTGCGCCGCCGCGAGATGGGCCTCGGCGATCGGCTCCTGAGCCACCTCGCCGATCCGAATCTGATGTACATCCTGATGATCGCCGGCTTGCTCGGCCTGTACTTCGAGTTCGCTCATCCGGGGGTTTTTCTACCGGGCGTGCTCGGCGCGATTTGCCTGTTGTTGGCGCTCGCTTCTTTCGACGTAATCCCGATCAATGCGGCGGGGTTGCTCCTTATGATTCTCGGCGTCGCACTGCTGATCTCCGAGGTCTTCCTGACCAGCTACGGCGTTCTTGGGATGGGCGGCGTGGCCGCGTTCGTAATTGGATCATTCCTGCTGGTCGATCGCTCGGAGACTAATCTCGGAATCAACGGCGGGATTATCTGGGGGGCGGCGGTGGCGATGAGCGCGGTCATCCTGGGCGTCGGCTACATCGCGATAGCTCAGCGGCGCGGACGCGCGCAGACTGGTCGCGAGGGCTTGATCGGCGAGATCGGCGTGGTTCGCGAAGCGATCGCACCGGGAGCGCCCGGGCGCATGTTCGTGCATGGCGAACTCTGGCGCGCGGTCTCGGATGTGTCGATTGCAGCAGGCGCCCGCGCGCGTGTAACGGCCGTGCACGGCCTCGAACTCGTGGTCAGCGCAGAGCGCTAA
- a CDS encoding slipin family protein, with amino-acid sequence MPIGAGVVAFIAIIVVLSGLKILNEYERAVIFRLGRLSAYRGPGVVFIVPILERTVRIDLRTVTLEIPSQDVITKDNVTVKVSAVLYFRVIDPSKAVTEVRDYLYATLQLAQTTLRSVGGQTDLDDLLSQRDRLNAQIQSVIDLNTEPWGIKVMLVELKNIDLPQDMQRAIAAQAEAERERRAKVIAAEGEYQAAQRLAEAAEIMSHNPITLQLRYLQTLAEIATEHNSTTIFPLPIDLFEPFRRFAAGSTPAAVPPPPIVSIDPKTST; translated from the coding sequence ATGCCAATCGGCGCAGGCGTAGTTGCCTTCATCGCTATCATCGTGGTCTTAAGCGGACTCAAAATTCTCAATGAATACGAACGCGCCGTGATCTTTCGTCTCGGGCGGTTAAGCGCCTATCGCGGACCGGGCGTCGTCTTTATCGTGCCGATCCTCGAACGCACGGTGCGCATCGATTTGCGCACCGTCACGCTGGAAATCCCCTCCCAGGATGTGATCACCAAAGACAACGTCACGGTCAAAGTCAGCGCGGTGCTCTACTTTCGCGTGATCGATCCGTCAAAGGCCGTGACCGAGGTGCGGGATTATCTGTATGCGACCCTGCAACTCGCGCAGACCACGCTGCGCTCGGTCGGCGGCCAGACGGATCTCGATGATCTGTTGAGTCAGCGTGACCGGCTGAATGCCCAGATTCAATCAGTTATCGATCTGAACACCGAACCCTGGGGCATCAAGGTGATGCTGGTCGAACTCAAGAACATCGATTTGCCGCAGGACATGCAGCGCGCGATCGCGGCGCAGGCCGAAGCCGAGCGCGAGCGCCGGGCCAAAGTGATCGCCGCCGAGGGCGAATATCAGGCTGCGCAACGCCTGGCGGAGGCAGCCGAGATCATGAGCCATAATCCGATCACTCTGCAGTTGCGCTATCTGCAGACGCTCGCCGAGATCGCGACCGAGCATAACTCGACGACCATTTTTCCGCTGCCGATCGATTTGTTCGAGCCTTTCCGCAGATTCGCCGCCGGCTCGACGCCCGCAGCCGTACCGCCACCGCCCATCGTCAGCATCGATCCCAAAACCTCGACCTAG
- a CDS encoding nuclear transport factor 2 family protein, whose product MTSSQKNPGGLTELWERHLGGEFTARDIEVTLATMAADAYVNHIPVLTGGNGKAALREFYSRRFIPRMPPDTTITPLSRTIGDDRIVDEMIFKFTHTLEMDWMLPGVAPTHRRVEVPLVVIVEFRDGLIAHEHIYWDQASVLVQIGLLDSAHLPVAGIESARKAVDSSLPSNQLITRARRD is encoded by the coding sequence ATGACTAGCTCTCAGAAAAATCCCGGTGGTCTCACCGAACTCTGGGAGCGTCACCTCGGCGGCGAGTTCACCGCTCGCGACATTGAAGTCACTCTAGCCACGATGGCCGCCGACGCCTACGTCAATCACATCCCAGTGCTGACGGGCGGCAACGGCAAAGCGGCGCTGCGCGAGTTCTACTCGCGGCGGTTCATCCCGCGGATGCCCCCTGACACGACGATCACGCCGCTTTCGCGCACGATCGGCGATGACCGGATCGTTGACGAGATGATCTTCAAGTTCACCCACACCCTCGAGATGGATTGGATGCTGCCGGGAGTCGCTCCCACCCACCGCCGCGTCGAAGTTCCGCTCGTGGTGATCGTTGAATTTCGCGACGGCCTGATCGCCCACGAGCATATCTACTGGGATCAAGCTTCTGTGCTGGTCCAGATCGGCTTGCTCGATTCGGCCCACCTGCCGGTTGCTGGCATCGAATCCGCCCGCAAGGCCGTTGATTCCTCGCTGCCCTCGAATCAACTGATCACCCGCGCCCGACGCGACTGA
- a CDS encoding uracil-DNA glycosylase: MNSSGCPSDRATILASLRDYLEQLREEGLEGVPAGRFVPAAPLPMPLKPRRAEAPPSPPVMFETVPAAAELYPGLARAADLGELREFIGDCRRCKLAPLRTNLVFGVGDPKAELMFVGEAPGADEDAQGEPFVGRAGQLLTDIIERGMGLTRAQVYICNVIKCRPPENRNPEPDEVAACEPFLFRQIDLVRPRVIVGLGAFAVHSLLKIKTPISKLRGVWQSVRGVRMMPTFHPSYLLRNPADKRLVWGDIQEVMKALELALPGRGARS; the protein is encoded by the coding sequence ATGAACAGCTCTGGGTGCCCGTCTGATCGCGCGACGATCCTCGCTTCGCTCCGTGACTACCTCGAGCAATTGCGCGAAGAAGGGCTGGAAGGCGTGCCCGCAGGTCGATTCGTCCCGGCCGCTCCTCTCCCGATGCCGCTGAAGCCGCGCCGCGCCGAAGCACCGCCATCGCCGCCAGTCATGTTTGAGACAGTGCCCGCTGCGGCCGAGCTCTATCCGGGACTCGCGCGTGCCGCCGACCTCGGCGAATTGCGCGAGTTTATCGGCGATTGCCGGCGCTGCAAGCTGGCGCCCTTGCGCACCAATCTGGTCTTTGGCGTCGGCGATCCCAAGGCCGAGCTGATGTTCGTCGGCGAGGCGCCGGGTGCTGACGAAGACGCGCAGGGCGAGCCCTTCGTCGGCCGCGCCGGCCAACTGCTCACCGATATCATCGAGCGCGGCATGGGCCTGACGCGCGCGCAGGTATACATCTGCAATGTGATCAAGTGCCGGCCGCCGGAGAATCGCAATCCCGAGCCCGACGAAGTCGCGGCCTGCGAGCCTTTTCTGTTCCGCCAAATCGATCTGGTCCGGCCTCGCGTCATCGTCGGTCTCGGCGCCTTCGCCGTGCACTCGCTGCTCAAGATCAAGACACCGATTAGCAAGCTGCGCGGCGTCTGGCAGAGCGTGCGCGGCGTGCGCATGATGCCGACGTTTCATCCGTCCTATCTGCTCCGCAACCCCGCCGACAAACGACTCGTGTGGGGGGACATTCAAGAGGTTATGAAAGCCCTCGAACTTGCGCTTCCAGGGCGCGGTGCGCGATCCTGA
- the coaBC gene encoding bifunctional phosphopantothenoylcysteine decarboxylase/phosphopantothenate--cysteine ligase CoaBC encodes MRALRDKTVVVGVCGGIAAYKSAELIRLLVTAGARVRVMMTRNATEFITPLTLQTLSLNPVATETFSLTQESEIGHIRLADGADALVIAPATANLIAKAAVGIADDIVTTVLLAARCPVAFAPAMNLNMYAHPTVIDNLHKLRARGATIIEPGAGALACGYEGRGRLTDPAVIVEELARMLTPHDLAAERILVTAGPTQEAIDPVRFVSNRSTGKMGFAIARAAWRRGAQVRLVAGPSAQATPHGVERIDTTSAAELLGATSRNFPWSSVLIMAAAVADFRPKAPALRKLKKNPAGMTLELAPITDELPLLAAKKAGRILIGFAAETEDLQVNALDKLRRKRLDLIVGNDVSRSDAGFAVDTNIVTMLSANGQIETTPKLLKDDVADVILDRLNALRAAKAEIKNPPRAARQK; translated from the coding sequence ATGCGCGCCCTCAGAGACAAGACCGTCGTGGTGGGAGTCTGCGGCGGCATCGCCGCCTACAAATCGGCGGAACTGATCCGCCTGCTCGTCACGGCCGGCGCGCGGGTCCGCGTCATGATGACGCGCAACGCAACCGAATTCATCACGCCGTTGACCTTGCAGACTCTCAGCCTGAATCCGGTCGCAACTGAAACTTTTAGCCTGACGCAAGAATCCGAGATCGGACATATCCGGCTTGCCGACGGCGCCGACGCGCTGGTGATCGCACCCGCAACCGCGAATCTGATTGCAAAGGCCGCCGTCGGAATCGCTGACGATATCGTAACCACTGTGCTGCTCGCGGCGCGCTGCCCGGTGGCCTTCGCGCCGGCGATGAATCTCAACATGTATGCGCATCCGACGGTCATCGATAATTTGCATAAGCTGCGCGCACGCGGGGCCACGATTATTGAACCCGGCGCGGGCGCGCTCGCCTGCGGCTACGAAGGCCGGGGTCGGCTGACCGATCCTGCGGTGATCGTCGAGGAACTCGCGCGGATGCTCACCCCACACGACCTCGCGGCGGAGCGTATTTTAGTGACCGCTGGGCCGACTCAGGAAGCAATTGATCCGGTGCGTTTCGTCTCGAATCGCTCGACCGGCAAGATGGGCTTCGCGATCGCGCGCGCCGCGTGGCGACGCGGCGCGCAGGTGCGGCTGGTGGCGGGACCGTCGGCGCAGGCGACGCCGCATGGGGTCGAGCGGATCGATACCACCAGCGCCGCTGAGCTGCTCGGTGCAACCTCGCGCAACTTTCCCTGGAGCTCCGTCCTGATCATGGCCGCCGCGGTCGCGGACTTTCGCCCGAAGGCACCCGCGCTGCGCAAGCTCAAGAAAAACCCGGCCGGCATGACACTCGAACTCGCGCCTATCACCGACGAGCTGCCACTCTTGGCCGCGAAGAAGGCCGGACGCATCCTGATTGGTTTCGCCGCGGAAACCGAGGATCTTCAAGTCAATGCTCTCGACAAGCTCCGGCGCAAGCGGCTTGATCTGATTGTCGGCAACGATGTTTCGCGCAGCGATGCGGGCTTCGCCGTCGATACTAATATCGTGACGATGCTTAGTGCGAACGGCCAGATTGAAACAACTCCCAAACTGCTGAAGGATGACGTCGCCGACGTGATTCTTGACCGCTTGAATGCTCTGCGCGCGGCGAAGGCTGAGATAAAAAATCCTCCTCGCGCCGCGCGGCAAAAGTAG
- a CDS encoding kelch repeat-containing protein, with amino-acid sequence MLLHPVSRRRLLGSAMIIALCAFALVGRASDAIAKKVIYPGAFALTTGQMTTPRFAHTATLLNDGAVLITGGEDNNGVAQSNAELYNPTTRTFALTAGVMDIARVEHTATLLNDGTVLITGGESANLAEVYASADIYNPATGLFTLTTTPMTDTRAEHTATLLQNGEVLITGGLDMLTFKPVKTAELYDPTTKTFTALAATMSTERLGHTATLLQSGEVLIAGGQDKTGAVLKTAELYDPTAQTFTLTAKKMTIARTLHTATLLNDGEVLLASGFGVNGTTTRNATLYDPATNKFLSAKSVKHSGFAATATLLGSGDVLRTGGYDVPPTTPAFSLATSEAYAIATKKFEQGPTMAFAREGHTATLLQDGTVLVAGGASVTTGGKFTVQATAEIFTPQP; translated from the coding sequence ATGCTGCTTCATCCAGTTTCACGCCGCCGGCTGCTCGGCAGTGCGATGATCATCGCTCTGTGCGCCTTCGCCCTCGTTGGCCGCGCGAGCGACGCCATAGCCAAAAAAGTTATTTACCCGGGAGCGTTCGCCTTGACGACCGGACAGATGACCACGCCGCGGTTCGCGCACACTGCGACTTTGCTCAACGACGGCGCCGTGCTGATTACTGGGGGCGAGGACAACAACGGGGTCGCTCAGTCCAATGCCGAGCTATACAACCCCACGACCCGAACCTTCGCGCTCACCGCCGGCGTGATGGACATTGCGCGCGTCGAGCACACCGCAACGCTGCTCAACGATGGCACCGTGCTGATTACCGGCGGAGAATCCGCCAACTTGGCCGAGGTTTACGCAAGCGCCGATATCTATAATCCAGCGACCGGGCTCTTTACCTTGACCACAACGCCAATGACCGACACCCGCGCCGAGCATACCGCGACGCTGCTGCAGAATGGTGAGGTCCTTATCACCGGCGGCCTGGATATGTTGACCTTCAAGCCAGTCAAGACCGCCGAACTCTATGACCCTACGACCAAGACCTTCACCGCGCTCGCCGCCACGATGTCCACCGAACGCCTCGGCCATACCGCGACTCTGCTGCAAAGCGGCGAGGTGCTGATCGCCGGCGGCCAGGATAAGACCGGCGCGGTGCTGAAGACCGCCGAGCTCTACGATCCCACGGCCCAGACTTTCACTTTGACGGCAAAAAAAATGACGATCGCGCGCACGCTCCACACCGCGACCTTGCTCAACGATGGCGAGGTTCTGCTTGCCAGCGGCTTCGGCGTTAATGGCACAACCACGCGCAACGCCACCCTTTATGATCCTGCGACCAACAAATTTCTCTCGGCCAAGAGCGTAAAACATTCTGGTTTCGCCGCGACCGCGACGCTACTAGGTTCCGGCGACGTCCTGCGCACCGGCGGTTACGATGTTCCGCCGACCACTCCGGCGTTTTCGCTCGCGACTTCCGAAGCCTATGCAATCGCGACGAAGAAATTCGAGCAGGGACCGACTATGGCGTTCGCACGCGAGGGCCATACTGCCACCTTGCTCCAGGATGGGACGGTGCTTGTGGCCGGCGGTGCGAGCGTTACGACGGGCGGCAAGTTCACCGTTCAGGCGACTGCCGAAATCTTTACACCCCAGCCGTGA
- a CDS encoding ureidoglycolate lyase encodes MEKQNLRLAELSEHRGESSRGAQSIKLKLQPLTVEAFRPYGQVLENKQPVLPEVEPGEGRVAIELLKFKRPVNSRRISMMATHFSYNQTFIPLRGTIALVVAPPPRNRGAGHEHYEIDYERLAAFFVEPGQAALIDKGTWHFAVALGAECDLINVTRKDPGEGTSNIDDEMRMDDIPSQRPYVEVLDFARRDKRVLELEA; translated from the coding sequence ATGGAAAAACAAAACCTCAGGCTTGCCGAACTAAGCGAGCATCGTGGCGAGAGTTCCCGCGGGGCGCAGAGTATCAAGCTCAAGCTCCAACCCTTGACGGTCGAGGCGTTCAGACCCTACGGCCAGGTGCTCGAGAATAAGCAGCCGGTGCTACCCGAGGTCGAGCCGGGCGAGGGGCGCGTCGCGATCGAGCTGCTCAAGTTCAAGCGGCCGGTCAATTCACGGCGGATCAGCATGATGGCCACGCATTTTTCGTATAACCAGACGTTTATCCCGCTACGCGGAACCATAGCGTTGGTGGTCGCGCCGCCGCCGCGCAATCGCGGCGCAGGCCATGAGCATTACGAGATCGATTACGAACGGCTCGCGGCGTTTTTCGTCGAACCTGGCCAAGCCGCGCTCATCGACAAGGGGACGTGGCATTTCGCAGTTGCGCTGGGCGCGGAATGCGATCTGATCAACGTAACGCGCAAGGATCCCGGCGAGGGCACCAGCAATATCGATGACGAGATGCGGATGGACGACATCCCATCGCAGCGGCCATATGTCGAGGTGCTGGACTTCGCCCGGCGCGACAAGCGCGTGCTCGAACTCGAAGCCTGA
- a CDS encoding helical backbone metal receptor, with translation MAWLRTADELGFRLELERRPERIVSLVPSWTETVFALGRGDALVGVTRYCVAPDAAAAVAKIGGTKNPDIRAILTTAPDLVIANAEENRREDIEALRAAKIQVFTTYPRKISAAVESIIKLGALLGCAPTADAMARDIVRAVSVIETEVGVWAKLRFRAFCPIWKNPWMVFNADTYAHDVLRMLGFNNIFAATGERYPRTTLEEAIALRPDFVMLPDEPYEFGARDVEELKPLLPPALSRRVVLINGRDLHWYGVHMTSGLKNLAALLGRVRAAAV, from the coding sequence ATGGCTTGGCTACGGACCGCAGACGAACTCGGCTTCAGGCTCGAACTTGAGCGGCGGCCCGAGCGCATCGTTTCTCTCGTGCCGAGCTGGACGGAAACCGTCTTCGCGCTCGGGCGCGGCGACGCTCTGGTCGGCGTCACCCGCTACTGCGTCGCTCCCGACGCTGCGGCCGCCGTCGCCAAAATTGGCGGCACCAAGAATCCCGACATTCGCGCGATTCTGACGACGGCGCCTGATCTCGTTATCGCCAATGCGGAAGAAAACCGCCGTGAGGATATCGAGGCCCTGCGCGCCGCTAAAATCCAGGTTTTTACTACCTATCCGCGCAAGATCAGCGCCGCGGTCGAGAGCATCATCAAGCTCGGTGCGCTCCTCGGATGCGCACCCACGGCCGACGCGATGGCGCGCGACATCGTGCGCGCCGTCAGCGTTATCGAAACCGAGGTCGGAGTATGGGCCAAACTACGCTTTCGCGCTTTCTGCCCCATCTGGAAAAACCCGTGGATGGTTTTTAACGCCGACACTTACGCCCACGACGTCCTCCGCATGCTCGGTTTCAATAATATCTTTGCCGCAACCGGCGAACGCTATCCCCGCACCACGCTCGAGGAGGCGATCGCGCTGCGTCCGGACTTCGTGATGCTGCCCGACGAACCTTACGAGTTCGGCGCCAGGGATGTCGAGGAGTTAAAGCCGCTGCTCCCGCCCGCACTGAGCCGCCGCGTCGTACTGATCAACGGGCGGGATTTGCACTGGTACGGCGTGCACATGACCAGCGGCTTGAAGAATCTGGCGGCGCTGTTGGGGCGCGTCCGCGCCGCCGCCGTCTAG
- a CDS encoding DUF1329 domain-containing protein, translating to MQSPADSGTTNQTIPPGTSITTQNWQQYHGFMSDGLQALFAGKYFWKISDGMQLNLGPTHINPPPRSYIDATEKYSSQVKLVELPNGGLTLENYQGGAPFPNPEDPHKGWKILADLWYRYFPNTSVIMHGGGCSIDRAADVNCTAGDIVYRQLNYNTDPGVPMAVPGGVDKFYTQWYMLVEPEQQRYTASLQIVYTDLKKDEDIYAFVPALRRYQRVSTLGRCSMVSGVDITEEDYRSGFDSNLTQLKVDYLGEKKIIALILPKMPDGKFPDYLDLPLGWPKPSWAQWQLRDTYVISVSKLPSESSNYCYGKRVMYVDKTTFAPLWEELYDAKLRPWKIVGLFLATTDVPGVGKVETSGSIIYAFWDIQNDHASFVADPTEIRYPYYANSQVPHEYLDLDRYTTPGGLGMIMR from the coding sequence GTGCAGAGCCCGGCCGATAGCGGCACAACGAATCAAACGATTCCCCCCGGCACCAGTATCACGACGCAGAACTGGCAGCAGTACCACGGCTTCATGTCGGACGGCTTGCAAGCGCTGTTCGCCGGAAAATACTTCTGGAAAATTAGCGACGGGATGCAACTCAATCTAGGCCCCACACACATCAATCCGCCGCCGCGCAGCTACATTGACGCGACCGAGAAATACTCCAGCCAGGTCAAACTTGTCGAGTTGCCTAACGGCGGCTTGACGCTGGAGAATTATCAAGGCGGAGCGCCATTCCCTAATCCTGAGGATCCGCACAAGGGCTGGAAAATCCTGGCGGACCTCTGGTACCGCTACTTCCCGAATACGTCAGTGATCATGCACGGCGGTGGATGCTCGATTGACCGCGCCGCCGATGTCAATTGCACCGCGGGTGATATTGTCTATCGGCAACTGAATTACAATACCGATCCGGGCGTGCCGATGGCGGTTCCCGGCGGCGTCGACAAATTCTATACGCAGTGGTACATGCTGGTCGAGCCTGAACAGCAGCGCTACACGGCATCCCTTCAGATCGTATACACAGACTTAAAGAAAGATGAGGACATCTACGCGTTTGTCCCAGCGTTGCGGCGCTATCAACGGGTGTCGACGCTCGGACGGTGCAGCATGGTTTCGGGCGTCGATATTACAGAGGAAGATTATCGTTCCGGGTTCGACTCTAACCTGACGCAACTCAAAGTTGACTACTTGGGCGAGAAGAAGATTATCGCGCTGATTCTTCCCAAGATGCCGGACGGGAAATTTCCGGACTATCTAGACCTACCTCTCGGATGGCCGAAGCCGTCGTGGGCGCAGTGGCAATTGCGCGATACCTATGTAATCAGCGTCAGCAAGTTGCCGTCGGAGAGCAGCAACTACTGTTACGGCAAGCGCGTCATGTACGTTGACAAGACCACTTTTGCGCCGCTGTGGGAAGAACTGTACGACGCGAAGCTGCGGCCGTGGAAGATCGTTGGGCTATTTCTGGCGACGACCGACGTGCCCGGAGTAGGCAAGGTCGAAACCTCAGGATCTATTATATATGCTTTCTGGGATATTCAGAACGATCACGCTTCCTTCGTTGCTGACCCGACGGAGATTCGCTATCCATACTATGCAAACAGCCAGGTGCCGCACGAATATCTGGATCTCGACCGCTATACGACACCCGGCGGGCTTGGCATGATCATGCGTTAG